A stretch of Scheffersomyces stipitis CBS 6054 chromosome 2, complete sequence DNA encodes these proteins:
- a CDS encoding predicted protein produces MLSLRENFDIEFLSINQLSYVFNKFCESTNSSQYTSFCIHIASKCLHLMNRYGALHPSHEKLIDYLKKHGQQNIYDRQWCSTIQQRSCEFQETLNTKFDTILASSNASSSPSDNQQLFSEVRQGVVIAIIETNYQNALSFLNKYSTVVQFYTQPRSLAQLKENRFIEYLFFQYIVSIFDLIWFPLDSLQQQQFTFTRRDDSTSGGFKNLDSIAKKVNNYYTKCEMLLSSSVPEEEEIEHISDELFYFWLVKFYGLTVLFKQFKFLEFHEEFDVLFVKYQTINAQIEASPLLLLSDNLPILRSNILSMYGIVMIFLKPFNSLSLMDVGNDDALLDLFSAEEDKFEYLLYHEVMVPLSESNNRKAKMNFLENSRFSDMFVACLDYLAPAVPKSSTSASINFIRYLNLIIDFKNFLLILSVVKQAPRLKMIELLGYDIRTMSDSSLSATTHNILSLMGALGLGKIGVGYRSHQDVFFNEGHDSKLAVRELQSRMDELTNDLQAESIAITMTGALLEKFFS; encoded by the coding sequence ATGCTATCTTTACGGGAGAATTTCGATATCGAGTTTCTTTCCATAAACCAGCTTAGCTAtgttttcaacaaattttGCGAATCCACCAATTCGAGCCAGTACACCAGTTTCTGTATTCATATAGCTAGCAAGTGCTTGCATCTTATGAATAGATATGGAGCACTCCACCCTTCTCACGAGAAACTTATTGactatttgaagaagcacGGCCAACAGAATATATACGATCGTCAGTGGTGTTCTACAATTCAGCAGAGAAGCTGTGAGTTTCAGGAAACATTGAATACGAAATTTGACACGATCTTAGCTTCATCCAATGCTTCATCAAGTCCACTGGACAACCAGCAACTATTTTCCGAAGTCAGACAAGGAGTTGTAATTGCCATTATCGAGACAAACTACCAGAATGCGCTTAGCTTTCTAAACAAGTATTCTACCGTAGTTCAATTTTATACCCAGCCTAGAAGTCTTGCTCAATTGAAAGAGAATCGGTTCATAGAGTATTTGTTCTTCCAGTATATTGTTAGCATATTCGACCTTATATGGTTTCCGTTGGACAGCttgcaacagcagcagtttACATTCACACGTCGTGACGATAGTACTTCAGGAGGCTTCAAAAATCTAGATTCCATTGCAAAAAAAGTAAACAACTACTACACGAAGTGTGAGATGCTACTAAGCTCCAGCgtgccagaagaagaagaaattgaacataTTAGTGACGAATTGTTCTACTTCTGGCTTGTAAAATTCTATGGTTTGACAGTTTTGTTTAAACAGTTTAAATTCTTGGAGTTTCATGAGGAGTTTGATGTACTCTTTGTGAAATACCAGACGATTAATGCTCAGATAGAAGCCAGCCctttattgttgttgagcGATAATCTTCCTATCCTCAGATCCAACATCCTTTCTATGTACGGCATCGTAATGATCTTTCTTAAACCCTTCAACTCGCTTTCGTTGATGGATGTAGGGAATGACGACGCCCTTCTAGACTTGTTTAGTGCCGAAGAAGACAAGTTTGAGTATTTGCTTTACCACGAGGTCATGGTGCCGTTGTCAGAGTCCAATAACAGAAAAGCAAAGATGAACTTTTTAGAAAACTCTAGATTTCTGGACATGTTTGTAGCTTGTTTGGACTATCTAGCGCCCGCAGTACCCAAGTCATCTACCTCAGCATCGATTAATTTCATTAGatacttgaacttgatcatagacttcaagaatttcttgCTTATCCTCTCAGTCGTGAAGCAGGCGCCACGTCTCAAAATGATAGAACTTTTGGGTTACGACATTAGAACGATGTCTGACTCCTCGTTGTCTGCTACGACCCACAATATACTCTCTCTTATGGGCGCTCTTGGACTCGGAAAGATCGGTGTGGGCTATAGAAGTCACCAAGATGTATTTTTCAACGAGGGTCACGATAGTAAACTAGCAGTACGCGAACTTCAAAGTAGAATGGACGAGCTCACCAACGATCTTCAAGCCGAGAGTATTGCGATCACCATGACAGGTGCGTTGCTCGAGAAATTCTTCAGCTAA
- a CDS encoding X-Pro dipeptidase (go_funtion metalloexopeptidase activity; peptidase activity~go_process proteolysis and peptidolysis) has protein sequence MLRARSLHPVRIWKRSRILSNLSGNCDRTFTRSISIDSRPSQSIPYNVGQPTHETRPHYLPTPGNLTPSISALEYYNRRLALASKMPSKSIAILVGADVRYSSGSVFYEFQQDNDLYYMTGWLEPHSVAIVEKRADNGDDDDVVLHMLVPPKNPQTELWEGERSGLEGAYDYFNADFVEDIDSARKHISQLLERNDYVFWDDKSVSAKSTVGSRFSSFFTGSNAPSATASSIAELIKSSGKLIQPLAGKIAEQRAVKSEAEIKVMHVAAQISSRAINKAMAKVGSESPIYTEKTLAKYLDYQFVKGGCDKSAYIPVVASGKNALTIHYTRNDDLLYRDELVFIDAGGKLGGYCADISRTWPNSPRGFTQPQRDIYEAVLNTNRKCIDMCDESKGYSLHDIHEFSIKCLLEELRNLPGFSGVSQNEVARTLYPHYIGHHLGLDLHDIPSVSRFKRLVEGNVITIEPGLYIPQDNKWPKHFQGIGVRVEDDIVVGSTQDEIINLSSGCVKEVADIEALISSGNATTPGIDEELVILDI, from the coding sequence ATGCTTCGTGCCCGAAGTCTTCATCCTGTGAGGAtatggaaaagaagtcgaaTTTTGTCAAATCTTTCAGGTAATTGTGATAGAACATTCACTAGATCCATTTCCATCGACTCTAGACCAAGCCAATCCATTCCCTACAATGTTGGACAACCTACACATGAAACTAGACCTCATTACTTGCCCACCCCTGGGAACTTGACTCCGAGCATTTCAGCTTTGGAATACTACAACAGAAGATTGGCTCTAGCTTCGAAGATGCCCTCAAAGTCTATTGCTATACTTGTAGGAGCTGACGTCAGGTACAGTTCGGGAAGTGTATTCTACGAATTTCAGCAGGACAACGACTTGTACTATATGACAGGTTGGTTAGAGCCCCATTCAGTGGCTATTGTGGAGAAACGCGCAGACAACGGtgacgacgacgatgtGGTGCTACATATGCTTGTTCCACCCAAGAATCCTCAGACTGAACTCTGGGAAGGCGAACGACTGGGATTGGAAGGAGCATACGATTATTTCAACGCAGACTTTGTAGAAGATATAGACAGTGCCAGAAAACATATACTGCAGCTTCTAGAACGCAACGACTATGTTTTCTGGGACGATAAGCTGGTTCTGGCCAAACTGACTGTAGGCTCCCGGTTTCTGTCGTTTTTCACTGGTTCCAATGCTCCATCAGCTACAGCATCTAGTATAGCAGAACTTATAAAAAGCTCGGGCAAATTGATTCAACCATTAGCAGGAAAGATAGCCGAACAGAGAGCTGTCAAGTCAGAGGCCGAGATCAAAGTGATGCATGTTGCAGCGCAGATATCTTCTCGAGCAATCAACAAGGCTATGGCTAAAGTTGGCTCAGAATCGCCTATCTATACCGAAAAGACTTTGGCAAAGTATTTAGACTACCAGTTCGTCAAAGGTGGCTGTGACAAACTGGCATACATTCCTGTAGTTGCATCTGGAAAGAACGCTTTGACAATCCATTACACCAGAAATGACGATCTTTTGTATAGGGATGAATTGGTGTTTATTGACGCTGGAGGCAAGCTAGGAGGTTACTGTGCTGATATATCAAGGACATGGCCCAACTCTCCTAGAGGATTTACGCAACCTCAGAGGGATATCTATGAAGCCGTTTTGAACACCAATAGAAAGTGCATAGATATGTGCGACGAAAGTAAAGGTTATTCGTTACATGATATTCATGAGTTCTCTATCAAGTGCTTGTTAGAAGAGTTGAGAAACTTGCCTGGATTTTCTGGAGTATCTCAGAACGAAGTAGCACGTACCTTGTATCCTCATTATATTGGACATCATCTAGGATTAGATTTGCATGATATCCCATCAGTTTCGCGTTTCAAGAGACTTGTAGAAGGCAATGTCATTACCATTGAGCCAGGTCTCTATATTCCGCAAGACAACAAATGGCCCAAGCATTTCCAGGGCATTGGTGTTCGAGTTGAAGACGATATCGTCGTAGGCAGCACCCAGGACGAAATTATAAACTTGTCCAGCGGGTGTGTGAAGGAGGTTGCTGATATTGAGGCTTTAATTTCTAGTGGAAATGCTACAACTCCAGGAATTGACGAAGAGTTGGTCATATTGGATATATAA
- a CDS encoding predicted protein produces MDFFTPGLVGSSRSSKILNEINNNNRISLKIKQKFTETNELTAHFLSSQLSEFSVELQQSLQDKGDLLILQESFQELYYSLNIENFKFNRVSSLSLKPLTSIYAPVKDIDIDSTVETKLNSINSSTNQLLNYYYIYLITLNLSNSLIYKTLELKSQNVYWEDLYNSRFSKFVYFVQISPIKLYEFGKTVYHHILDKFYLNVTYQSIRKALKAIFINTNPTISLVNISARTTYTWYKSAIRFIWKTPMNLINSEINGKIGQINQEIESNTAMIDTLIKLDLNDKESIFSSLETILSVKSSEKENARIFNILNGVVEFDSKYNSSIRKPSFLTRYWLLLMIVVLYGPSQSLNIYNNRYEIVQWVKHNLVDTTIGFFKNWLIKPITDMLNILRNDDDLTITSKESLRSDLDSLERMVLQFLDDEKITDVNKSQVHELIQNGDLTMLMNKYETEIRSPVKSLVRGSLIRSILIQIQKTKVDGGIAINGIDKLLKSQQLVFGIVSVSPSLIILYQFWNYLTTASPVIVNGKQVNIVCLKSLNNIENLLVLLNENKDSVTIENNYEGELLIEIINLIVSASLIIPKQLEKDWIRDLNELNNSNFDEKTKLELIRKIWNMYGHYFR; encoded by the exons ATGGACTTCTTCACTCCAGGGCTTGTGGGCTCGTCTCGGTCCAGCAAGATCCTCAATGagatcaacaacaataatcGCATCTCCTTGAAAATCAAGCAGAAGTTCACGGAAACTAATGAGCTTACTGCACACTTTCTTTCCAGTCAATTGAGCGAGTTCTCAGTGGAATTACAGCAGTCTTTACAAGATAAAGGTGACTtactt attctcCAGGAATCTTTCCAGGAGTTGTACTATCTGTTAAAtattgaaaacttcaagttcaatcGAGTTTCTAGTCTAAGTTTGAAACCGCTAACCTCGATATACGCCCCAGTTAAAGACATTGATATAGATTCGACTGTGGAGACAAAGTTGAACAGTATCAACCTGTCAACCAATCAATTGCTCAATTATTACTATATCTATCTCATTACACTTAATCTTTCCAATTCGTTGATCTACAAGACTCTTGAACTTAAGAGCCAGAACGTTTATTGGGAGGATTTGTACAATTCCCGATTCAGCAAATTTGTCTATTTTGTCCAAATCTCCCCAATAAAGCTATATGAGTTTGGAAAGACTGTATACCATCATATTTTGGATAAA TTCTATCTCAATGTGACATATCAGTCAATTCGCAAAGCTCTCAAGGCAATCTTCATAAACACTAATCCTACCATATCACTAGTAAACATATCTGCTCGTACTACTTATACTTGGTACAAGTCTGCTATAAGGTTCATCTGGAAGACGCCAATGAACTTAATAAACCTGGAAATCAATGGCAAAATTGGCCAGATCAACCAGGAAATTGAGTCCAACACAGCTATGATCGACACTTTAATCAAGCTAGACTTGAACGATAAGGAAAGCATTTTCTCGAGCTTAGAAACAATTCTTTCTGTCAAGAGTTCTGAAAAAGAGAATGCCCgaatcttcaatattttgAATGGTGTTGTGGAATTCGACTCAAAGTACAATAGTAGTATCCGTAAaccttctttcttgactcGCTATTGGCTTCTTTTAATGATTGTTGTATTGTATGGCCCTTCACAGTCTCTCAACATCTACAATAATAGATACGAAATCGTGCAATGGGTCAAACACAACTTGGTAGACACTACAATAggctttttcaagaactggtTGATAAAGCCAATCACTGATATGTTGAACATCCTCCGAAATGATGATGATCTCACAATTACCTCTAAGGAATCTCTTAGGTCAGATCTCGATTCGCTTGAACGAATGGTGTTACAATTCCTTGATGATGAGAAGATAACTGATGTTAACAAGTCTCAAGTTCATGAATTGATTCAAAATGGTGATTTAACCATGTTGATGAACAAGtatgaaacagaaattcGTAGTCCCGTCAAGTCTCTAGTAAGAGGTTCTTTGATAAGATCGATTCTTATTCAAATCCAAAAGACCAAGGTTGATGGAGGAATAGCCATAAATGGTATcgacaagttgttgaagtcgcAACAGTTGGTTTTTGGCATCGTATCTGTCAGCCCTTCACTAATAATATTATATCAGTTCTGGAACTACTTGACAACTGCGTCGCCAGTAATTGTCAATGGAAAGCAAGTAAATATCGTTTGTTTGAAGTCGTTAAACAATATagagaacttgttggttcttctcAATGAAAATAAAGACAGTGTCACAATTGAGAATAACTACGAAGGAGAGTTGTTAATCgaaatcatcaacttgatcgTTAGTGCTAGTCTCATCATTCCTaaacaacttgaaaagGATTGGATAAGGgacttgaacgagttgAATAACAGCAACTTTGACGAGAAAACGAAACTCGAACTCATCAGAAAGATATGGAACATGTATGGCCACTATTTTAGATAG
- a CDS encoding predicted protein, with protein MRVFVSSLNVPIGYSTPDFPSLYWPIGAHQQKYQESFLYYSFDIWKFTVYWTLILFGGVYSTVGVISLAHNLFSSYRHRLPISKLSMAVNITTMALCIFIGLFRGFISSAVIGIMLGAIYKAGSLTMSTWIPLSWGCAQVLFDICTSYSTSSILL; from the coding sequence ATGAGAGTATTTGTATCCTCGCTAAACGTGCCGATTGGCTACTCTACCCCAGACTTCCCATCCCTCTATTGGCCAATAGGCGCTCACCAGCAAAAGTACCAGGAACTGTTTCTCTATTACTCCTTTGACATTTGGAAGTTCACAGTCTACTGGACACTCATACTCTTTGGCGGAGTATACAGCACGGTTGGTGTTATATCGCTAGCACATAACCTTTTCAGCTCATACAGACACAGATTGCCGATTCTGAAGCTTTCGATGGCTGTGAACATTACTACAATGGCGCTATGCATATTCATAGGACTTTTCCGTGGTTTCATATCTAGTGCTGTAATAGGCATTATGCTAGGTGCTATTTACAAAGCCGGCTCATTAACTATGAGTACATGGATTCCGTTGAGTTGGGGCTGTGCACAGGTGTtatttgatatttgtaCATCGTATCTGACAAGTCTGATATTGTTGTAG
- a CDS encoding predicted protein (go_funtion cysteine-type peptidase activity~go_process proteolysis and peptidolysis) gives MPHIVFDSAKGFCYDSSGAGPGRHSATRSNGFDQLPWDDYLPDEVDESEEETPGNDDDSSIHATRKKRLTKSEKKEQRQMKKINAARNKHIKRQQELSGSGKDRDMSELEIFNPFLAKSSIKSIHSNILRMAEQPKSIDFKLFQYHSIALYSSDLDHILPGEWLNDNNISLIFELINQLFLKSQDPAKKFNYQVQMLYPSLVQLFLHFPVTDDLENILPINELKQSKFIFIPINFIDDYEDIDLEDVNNGDHWALALLSILENRLYLYDSMAIDGDEFASQSETNLLNELIKRLKSCKSIFKAGDKTKIDIIRMKCDQQDNFDDCGVYLIMIACFLVKQLLFSDSAEGAVDLDIGNVRFNALSARLYMMKLIHKLYKSL, from the coding sequence ATGCCACATATTGTCTTCGACTCTGCCAAGGGCTTTTGTTACGACAGTTCTGGTGCGGGCCCAGGTAGGCATCTGGCTACCAGATCCAATGGATTTGATCAGCTACCTTGGGACGACTACTTGCCTGATGAAGTAGAcgaaagtgaagaagagacaCCTGGTAATGACGACGATTCCAGCATTCACGCGACTAGAAAGAAACGGCTCACTAAACTGGAGAAAAAGGAACAGAgacaaatgaagaaaattaaTGCTGCTCGCAATAAGCATATCAAGAGACAGCAAGAGCTACTGGGTTCCGGAAAAGACAGGGACATGTCTGAACTCGAAATCTTCAATCCATTCCTAGCCAAAAGCAGTATAAAATCAATACATAGTAATATCCTCAGAATGGCAGAACAACCCAAATCAATCGATttcaagttgttccagTACCATTCTATCGCACTTTATAGCTCGGATCTAGACCATATTCTTCCTGGTGAGTGGCTCAATGACAACAATATTTCACTTATTTTCGAGCTTATTAACCAGCTCTTCCTCAAGAGTCAAGATCCGGCTAAAAAATTCAACTACCAGGTCCAGATGTTGTACCCATCCTTGGTACAGCTATTTTTGCATTTCCCAGTCACCgatgacttggaaaatATTCTTCCTATTAATGAATTGAAGCAGCTGAAGTTCATATTTATACCgatcaacttcattgaCGACTACGAAGACattgatttggaagatgTTAATAATGGCGATCACTGGGCACTTGCGCTTTTGTCGATTTTGGAGAATAGACTCTATTTGTACGACTCCATGGCTATTGATGGAGACGAATTTGCATCGCAATCTGAGaccaatttgttgaacgaaTTGATaaagagattgaaatcGTGtaaaagcatattcaaGGCAGGCGACAAGACCAAGATAGATATCATAAGGATGAAGTGTGACCAACAGGATAACTTTGATGACTGTGGAGTATATCTCATTATGATAGCATGCTTTTTAGTAAAGCAACTACTCTTCTCCGATTCAGCGGAAGGGGCTGTAGACTTGGATATTGGAAATGTCCGTTTCAATGCATTAAGTGCAAGGCTCTATatgatgaaattgattcaTAAACTATATAAATCATTATAG
- the KRE7 gene encoding glucan synthase subunit involved in cell wall assembly (go_component cell wall) — translation MARRDLTYNEPKTGTNADNPFESTEADSSSLESRQPSTNSSSYSSSPTDQMNTQYGRPFHTFLNGSGGSHSGTNSMSQSLSQPQPSTIVPSEYDRYPTMAGSRVVSSSSLQNLNKMAVSKNDGDSSSVSSGPLSYDFSPFGGYPASSFPLYIDEKEPDDYLHNPDPVKDAEYDKNRFVYDLKTLDKRALGGLLGVIFLLVAAICVFVVLPVLTFSRAGVHYTPEEYEILTHYQYPLLSAIRTNLVDPDTPSDALTIKAQDGSNWSLVFSDEFNAEGRTFYDGDDQFFTAPDLHYDATKDLEWYSPDAVSTQNGTLNLRMDAFKNHDLFYRSGMLQSWNKFCFTQGRIELSARLPNYGDVSGLWPGMWTMGNLGRPGYLATTYGVWPYAYDECDAGITYNQSSPDGISYLPGQRLNKCTCSGADHPNPGVGRGAPEIDVIEAEVATDKNHVNPNIGVASQSMQIAPMDIWYYPDYDFIEVYNASVTSMNTYTGGPFQQAISGVTNLNISWYERGAYGHNFQYYGFEYLNDDKDGYVTWFVGKDPTFTLFVNALHPNGNVGWRQISKEPMSIIMNFGISNNWAYIDWPSLVFPATFRIDYVRVYQPPDQVNVGCDPEDYPTYDYIQSHLNIYSNVNLTKYEDGGYTFPKNKIVGC, via the exons ATGGCCAGAAGAGATCTCACATACAACGAGCCCAAGACGGGAACAAATGCAGACAATCCGTTTGAGTCTACGGAGGCCGACTCTTCATCGCTTGAATCGCGTCAGCCATCTACAAATTCACTGTCTTACTCCAGCAGTCCTACAGACCAAATGAATACACAATACGGACGTCCTTTCCACACTTTTCTCAATGGTAGTGGAG GCAGTCACAGTGGAACGAATCTGATGTCGCAGCTGTTGTCGCAACCTCAGCCTTCTACTATCGTTCCCTCTGAATACGACAGATACCCCACTATGGCTGGTTCCAGGGTGGTGTCGCTGTCGTCGTTGcagaatttgaacaagatggCAGTGCTGAAGAACGATGGCGATTCTTCACTGGTTTCGTCTGGACCTTTGTCTTACGACTTTAGCCCATTTGGAGGCTATCCAGCGTCGTCTTTCCCGCTCTACATCGACGAAAAGGAGCCAGACGATTACTTGCACAATCCAGATCCAGTCAAAGATGCCGAATATGACAAAAACCGATTTGTATACGATTTGAAAACCTTGGATAAGCGTGCTTTGGGGGGCTTGCTAGGCGTAATTTTCTTACTCGTGGCTGCGATTTGTGTTTTTGTGGTTTTGCCTGTTCTCACCTTTTCGAGAGCTGGGGTCCACTATACGCCCGAGGAGTACGAGATATTGACGCATTACCAATATCCTTTGCTTAGTGCCATCAGAACCAATCTAGTAGACCCAGATACTCCTTCTGATGCTCTCACAATAAAGGCACAAGATGGATCCAACTGGTCACTTGTTTTCAGTGATGAATTCAATGCAGAAGGCAGAACCTTCTATGACGGGGACGATCAATTCTTTACTGCTCCGGACTTGCACTACGATGCTACTAAGGACTTGGAATGGTACTCTCCGGATGCTGTTTCCACTCAGAATGGAACCTTGAACTTGCGCATGGATGCCTTCAAAAACCACGACTTATTCTACAGATCTGGGATGCTCCAGTCTTGGAACAAATTCTGTTTCACGCAGGGGAGAATCGAGTTGTCTGCCAGGTTGCCCAACTATGGTGATGTCTCGGGCCTCTGGCCAGGGATGTGGACTATGGGCAATTTGGGTAGACCTGGTTATTTAGCAACTACGTACGGTGTTTGGCCCTACGCATACGACGAATGTGACGCAGGAATAACCTACAACCAGTCGTCACCGGATGGGATTTCGTACTTACCTGGTCAGAGATTAAACAAGTGTACTTGTTCAGGTGCTGACCATCCCAATCCCGGTGTAGGGAGAGGAGCTCCAGAAATCGATGTTATCGAAGCTGAAGTTGCCACAGACAAGAACCATGTCAACCCCAACATCGGTGTAGCCTCGCAATCGATGCAGATCGCTCCAATGGATATCTGGTACTATCCCGATTACGACTTTATAGAAGTTTACAATGCTTCGGTCACTTCTATGAATACCTACACTGGAGGTCCGTTCCAGCAAGCTATTTCTGGAGTCACGAATTTGAACATTTCCTGGTACGAAAGAGGTGCTTATGGCCACAACTTCCAGTACTATGGCTTTGAGTATCTCAATGACGACAAGGATGGCTATGTCACCTGGTTTGTGGGCAAGGATCCTACCTTCACTCTCTTCGTAAATGCTTTGCACCCTAACGGAAATGTAGGCTGGAGACAGATCTCCAAAGAACCAATGTCCATAATCATGAATTTTGGtatttccaacaattggGCTTACATAGATTGGCCATCCTTAGTCTTCCCTGCTACTTTCCGTATTGACTACGTTAGAGTCTATCAGCCTCCTGATCAAGTCAATGTAGGATGTGATCCAGAAGATTATCCTACTTATGACTATATCCAAAGTCATTTGAATATTTACAGCAATGTCAACTTAACTAAGTACGAGGATGGGGGCTACACCTTCCCAAAGAACAAAATAGTGGGATGCTAG
- a CDS encoding predicted protein (go_component proteasome core complex (sensu Eukaryota)~go_funtion endopeptidase activity~go_process ubiquitin-dependent protein catabolism) codes for MSRRYDSRTTIFSPEGRLYQVEYAQEAISMAGTAIGILSTEGVVLACEKKVTSKLLDNDGSAEKLYVINDNMICAVAGMTADASILVNNARVNAQSYLKTYNEEIPCEILIKRVCDIKQGYTQHGGLRPFGVSFLYAGYDDRYQFQLFTSNPSGNYSGWKATSIGANNSAAQTLLKKDYKDDLSLKEACELAIKVLSKTMDSSNLNSEKLEFATLSLSKINPGQVIHKIWKDSDIDSLIKESGVLDDKNTDDD; via the coding sequence ATGTCCAGAAGATACGACTCCAGAACAACCATTTTCTCGCCTGAGGGCAGATTGTACCAAGTGGAATATGCGCAAGAGGCAATTTCCATGGCTGGGACTGCCATTGGTATCTTGTCTACTGAAGGAGTGGTGTTGGCCTGTGAGAAAAAAGTCACatccaagttgttggataaCGATGGTTCGGCAGAAAAGTTATACGtcatcaacgacaacatGATATGTGCTGTAGCTGGGATGACTGCTGATGCCTCTATCTTGGTGAACAACGCCCGTGTCAATGCGCAGAGCTACTTGAAAACTTACAACGAAGAGATTCCTTGTGAAATCTTGATCAAACGAGTCTGTGACATCAAGCAGGGATACACACAACACGGTGGTTTAAGACCGTTTGGTGTAAGTTTTTTGTATGCGGGATATGACGACCGCTATCAGTTCCAGTTGTTCACGTCGAATCCTTCAGGAAACTACTCAGGCTGGAAGGCTACCAGCATTGGAGCCAACAACTCTGCAGCCCAgacgttgttgaaaaagGACTACAAGGACGACTTGTCGTTGAAGGAAGCCTGTGAATTGGCCATCAAGGTCTTGTCGAAGACCATGGACTcgtccaacttgaacagCGAAAAGTTGGAGTTTGCTACCTTGAGCTTGTCTAAAATTAATCCCGGTCAGGTGATCCATAAGATCTGGAAGGATTCTGATATAGACTCGTTGATCAAGGAGTCAGGTGTTTTGGACGACAAAAATACCGACGACGACTAG
- a CDS encoding predicted protein, with translation MSQRFAEFISRIAIPAGLAVALGQSAIYDVEGGKRAVIFDRLNGVQKDVIGEGTHFLIPWLQKAIVYDVRTKPKTIATTTGSKDLQNVSLTLRVLHRPEVLQLPKIYQSLGLDYDERVLPAIGNEVLKSIVAQFDAAELITQREVVSARIRQELARRADEFNIKLEDVSITHMTFGKEFTKAVEQKQIAQQDAERAKYLVEKAEQERKANIIRAEGEAESAETVSKALAKAGDGLLMIRRLEASKDIAQTLANSPNVSYLPSGKGNAGEEGSKNSLLLNIGR, from the coding sequence ATGTCACAGAGATTTGCTGAGTTCATCTCCCGAATTGCCATACCCGCAGGTTTGGCTGTGGCTTTGGGCCAATCGGCCATTTACGACGTAGAAGGAGGCAAGAGAGCCGTTATTTTCGACAGATTGAATGGGGTTCAGAAAGATGTCATTGGAGAAGGAACCCATTTTTTGATTCCATGGTTGCAGAAGGCAATTGTGTATGATGTGAGAACGAAGCCTAAAACCATTGCCACCACGACTGGTTCCAAAGATTTGCAGAATGTCTCGTTGACATTGAGAGTCTTGCACAGACCTGAAGTGTTGCAATTGCCCAAGATCTACCAGAGTTTGGGTTTGGATTATGATGAAAGAGTGTTACCTGCCATTGGAAACGAAGTGTTGAAGTCTATTGTAGCCCAGTTCGATGCTGCTGAGTTGATTACCCAGAGAGAAGTCGTGTCAGCTCGTATCAGACAGGAGCTTGCAAGAAGAGCTGATGagttcaacatcaagttggaagatgtTTCAATCACTCATATGACTTTCGGCAAAGAGTTCACTAAGGCCGtggaacagaaacaaatTGCACAACAAGATGCCGAGAGAGCCAAGTACTTAGTCGAAAAGGCTGAACAGGAAAGAAAAGCCAATATCATCAGAGCCGAGGGTGAAGCTGAAAGTGCCGAAACTGTTTCCAAAGCACTTGCTAAGGCTGGTGACGGTTTGTTGATGATCAGAAGATTAGAAGCCTCTAAGGATATTGCCCAGACATTGGCCAACTCGCCTAATGTATCGTACTTGCCAAGTGGAAAGGGCAATGCTGGTGAAGAAGGATCCAAAAActcgttgttgttgaacattggACGTTAG